CACATGTAGGTATCCAACTCTTCTGAGGTGTGTGGGCCAGGCCATGTCCCTGAAGTCTCAGAAGTGGGGTGCAGAGGACCACTAGATGTCCCTAGTCAGACGGGGAGTCTCCTGACAGTCCTCTGAGCAGTGGGGAGATGGGCTGCACCCCACACAAAAGCAGTGGGAGGGAGAGGCCAGTGCCAGGGTCCACCCAGTCGTCCCCTTCATGGACGCTACCATGCTGGTGCTCTGGGGAGCAGGAGGCCATCCGAAGGCCAGTCCGACTCACAGTGCCAGGGCCCTGCCACCtaccccctgccccctccctctctccaagTTGCTCCCAGACACCAAATGGACCCAGTTCAACAAGTCCCTGCTTTTCTTTCCCGTGTCCGCCCCCTGCTGGAGCTGGGAGAGGGTaggcaggagggggcagggggagccCGGGCCAGGTCCTGTGGCAGGAGAAGCCTCAGCTCGGCTCCACTCTCCCCACAGGGAGCCTGCAGGCCCACTGAGGTCCTGGCCTCCCATGGGTCCTGACTGGACCTTGGCCAGTACTCTCACTCTGGACAGCAGGGAGAAGGCAGGACAGTCAGGGAAGCGACGGGAAGTACCGGAGCTGCAGCAAGATGGGGTGCTGCcctggagagaaggggaaggagggatgggTGGCTGGGAGAAGCCGGTGAGGAGAGTAAGATGGCGGGCAGAGAAGTGCGGGGTGGAGGCACCAGCAAGGTTCCTGCTTACCTGGACTCTGTCTCAACTTCACCTGACCAGGAGGCTGTGGAGCCAGCGGGTCTGGGCGCCCCGTCCAGTGCTCCAGAACCCCCAGGGATGGGGCTGCAGCCTGTCAGACCAGGAGACACCAGCAGCCCCAGACAGAAGGACACGCAGGGTCCCAGGGCACCCCCAGGTCTGAAAAGAGTGTGATCCACTGCTACAGGTGGgctggccctgccctggccctgcctcccacacacatgcactgggcccacgcgcgcacacacacgcacacacagccCCCACATCCCAGGCAGCCCAGAAAGGCTCTCTGGGCCCAAAGTGGCCCTTTCATTTTCTGAGGCTAATTGTGGAAGAGGGACCTGACCCATGTTCCTGCCCCAACTCCCTGTGGGTGGGGGCAGGCCACTGTCCTCAGACTGGCATCTCCCAGAGTCAAGAATCAGGGCTGGAAATTGTCCAACAAAAGTTGGGACCCCAATATCCTCTTCCCCCCACCCTGGAGGGGGTGGCCCCCGAAGCCCCCAGAGCCCTCAGAAACTGGCCCAGTTGGAGGCATCTCCTCTCACTTGCTCCTTCTCCCCTCCCGCAAAGAAAGGGGCAGGAAAGGAGCTGATCCACCAACACAGAGGCGCCCTGCTGAAGGGAGACATGCAAGTGGGACCCCCTCCAGTCAGGTGTGGCTGAGCAGAATTCCCTAATCCACCCTAAGCACCCCTGCCCCCTGCTGAAGGGCAGCATGGACGTGCTGGGGAACGTGGGAGGCCGACTAGGCCAGTGGTAAGGTTCCGGGGTGTGCGCCCCTGCCTGCCCAGAATAGCAGAGATCCGCTGGGCAGTTGAAAGGCTAGGGGTCACATTCACACGCGCCCCTCCGACCTCCACGCACACTTGGGTCTTGACTTGCTGGAAATGCATGTCTAGTGGGACAGAGGGTCCTGCCAGGGCCGGGAAACCAAAGAGGAGGATCCCCGCCCAAGGCCAGTGTCCACCTGCGCTCCTGCTGGACTCCTTACCCGGAGGTCGACTTCTCGGGACACGTTCCTCAGCCGCGGAAGACAAGCCTCCCCCGCCCTATAGGGCCCAGCCAGCTCCTACCTGGGCCCTGGACACAGCTCTGTCCCTGTCCCAAGAAGTTGGGCGACTTGTCCCAGGGCAAAGCGGCTCATGGGACGGGGAGACCAGAGTCCCAGAGCCCCAGACGAGTCCCTGTGCTCAGGCGTTCAGAATCCCTGACTCCCCAGACGGGAGACAGACTGCTGCTGACCCGGGCCGAGGCCTCGCCCTGGGGGATGCAGCGGGCTAAAGCGAAGCAGGACTTGCCCACGGCCTCGGAGGACCCCAGGTCAAagcacccccccaccccgccaccTCTGATCCCTAGTCGCCGGCCCAGCGCCGTGCGCAGCGAGGGATCAGAAGGTCTCGGGCGTGGCTGCAGAACCGAACAGGGCTCCGCAGAGTTGGGGCGTTCCCCGCACCCCTAAAAGCCTAAGCACACATTCGCGGTTGAAAGTACGCACTTTACGCGTCCTGGCGCCTCCGCGGTGAGTCGGGCCGCCGCACTCGGGGTCCGCGAAGGTGGCTCAGTTCGGGCGCTCCAGTCTCGACGTTCCCGGGGCAGAGAGCAACGTCCGGGGACGAACGGGACGGGTGCGCCCGGCGGCCGGGGCTGCGCCGGGCGAGGCGAGCGGCGAGAGGGGAGCGCTCCGGCGTTCAGGCAACAGCTACCCCTAGTGGGAGAGCCGCCCGGGGCCGGCGCCGCCCCGCGCCCGCTGCCCCGCGCCCCACGCCCGCAGCGCCCTACGCCCGGGGCCCTCCGGAGTGGACCAGGAGCGCAGGGCGGGCGCTGCTTTCCTCAGCCCTCCCCGTCTCCGGCGCCGGCGCCAAGCTGCCCGCGGACCCTGCCCTCCGCGCCTCCCAGCTGGACCCCGGCGGCCGCTGACCCGGGATCCGCGGCGCTCAGCGGCAAAGAGATGGGACGGGGCGGGCGCGTCCGGGGCTGCTCGGGCTGGGGCTGCGCGCGGCGGCCTCGGGCCGCGGCGGGGGGCGCGGAGCGCGGTGTGCGTGGCGGGGCGGTGCGGGGGGCGGCCGTGTGCGAGGCGCGAGTGTGAGCGCGCGCGGGAGGCGGGCGGACGGGCTCCGGCAGTCGAGCGGCGCCCGCGGGCGAGCTGGGAAGGCGGCGGGAACCCAAAGTTGCCTCCTCGCGGGACCGCGTCCTCGGTGGGGCGGGAGCCAGGGCCACCGAAGCGGCGGCCGTGGACACCGACTCCTTCGGTACCTGGGCAGCGGCCCCGCACGAGCGGCAGCAGCGTGGGCGGCGTTGGCGGCGGCGCGCGGGAAGCGAACCGGAGCTCCGGCGCGGCGCGGCGGCCGCTGGGGAACTCGGCTCAGGTGCGCGGCGAGAGGGGGCGCGgaccggggccggggccggggccagGCTGCGGGGACCAGGGCCGCGCGCAGAGCTCGCGCTAGCTGGAGGACCTCCACCGCGGGCGCCCAGGTCCCCAGTACGGCTGCTAGTCCAGGCGGCAGCTGCGCCGGGGTCCCCCGCCCCTGAGAGCTGGCTGCGGGGCTCAGACCCGCCCCCCGCCGCCCCTGGCGGGACCGCTCCGCCCTCGGCCTGCCAGCGCCCGCCCTCGACCCATGATTTCTAGGGCATTGGCCGCGCCGCTGGGTGATCCCTCCGGGCTCAAGTTGCAAGGGGGCGGGCCTGGGCCGGAGGTGGAGTCTCCCGCCAATTGAAGCCTCGGCTATAAATTGAGCTCCCTGCACGGCGAAGCCCAGATGCCTCGCCAGGCCGCCTCGCGGTTGGTGGTCGAAGGTGAGGGGTCCCAGGGGGCCTCGGGGCCCACAGCCACCATGCTCCGCTCCCTGCTGCTTCACTCCCTGAGGCTCTGTGCCCAGACCGCCTCGTGCCTCGTGCTCTTCCCGCGCTTCCTAGGCACGGCCTTCATGCTCTGGCTCCTCGACTTCCTGTGCATCCGCAAGCATTTCCTGGGCCGCCGCCGCCAACCGGAGCCAGAAGTGGAGCTCAATAGTGAGGGCGAGGAGGTGCCCCCCGACGACCCACCCATCTGCGTGTCAGACGACAACCGTCTGTGCACCCTGGCGTCGCTCAAAGCCGTGTGGCATGGCCAGAAGTTGGATTTCTTCAAGCAGGCACACGAGGGCGGCCCGGCGCCCAACTCCGAGGTTGTCTTGCCCGAGGGCTTCCGGAGCCAGCGCATCCTAGACTACGCCCAAGGGAACCGCCCACTGGTGCTCAATTTCGGCAGCTGCACCTGACCTCCGTTCATGGCGCGCATGAGCGCCTTTCAGCGTCTGGTCACCAAGTACCAGCACGACGTCGACTTCCTCATCATCTACATTGAGGAAGCACACCCCTCCGACGGCTGGGTCACCACGGACTCCCCCTACATCATTCCCCAACACCGGAGCCTGGAGGACCGAGTCAGCGCAGCAAGGGTGCTGCAGCAAGGTGCGCCAGGCTGCGCACTTGTCCTGGACACCATGGCcaattccagcagctcagccTACGGTGCCTATTTCGAGCGCCTCTACGTCATCCAGAGTGGCACCATCATGTACCAGGGCGGCCGTGGCCCAGACGGCTACCAGGTCTCAGAGTTGCGCTCTTGGCTGGAGCGCTATGATGAGCAGCTGCATGGCGCTCGGGCCCGTCGGTTGTAAGCAGTCAACCGTCAACTGACTGAACTTGGCGAGCTGGGCCTTCGGGCCTTTGAAGCCCGCGTGCAAGCACCCCAAAGGAAGTCAAGCTTGGCGAGGCCCCGATGGCACAGATGCGCTGAGCCACGGATCTTAGGCTGAGCCTGCCTCCCAGAGACTCCGCTTCAGTGACTGACTCTCATTTATACCTACCTGGCTCGCTTGAAATCCTCTTAGCAGCACTGATGTGGTGCTCACGGCACCGTGTGTGCCCCCAGGACTTGCCCCTACAGCACTTTTTCACACCTGCTTCCCAGCGCGCCTTCAACCAAGCACCGCAGCGCTTCAGAGCGCAGAGACCTTGGCCACGCCCCGCGCTGAGCGCAGCTGGGTTCCACCAGCGCTCTAGGCTCGCGCTAGTTGCCTGGCACCCACCTGTCGCGCGCAGGAAGCCCTGCTGCTTTCGTGTTTACTTCTTGTCCCTGAGTCTGGGGGAGGGTTTCGGGGATGGGGAAGGGTGGGCAGGGTAGTCTCCCCTCTGCTTTTAGGCGCGCTCGACCCCCACTGCTGATGACGAACCATCTCTAACTGGTCTTGACCACGAGCTGGCTCCGAACTGCAGGAGGCTCGAAACAGCGCCTAAAATGAGATGGGGAGAATGCTCTAGGTTTCCACGAGGAAACCGCCActaatggggtgggggtggggggaggtggggGTCTGTTTTGAGGCCAGAGGAAGCTGGCAGGAGAGGCACTGCAAGGTTCGCAGGACCCCAAAGAGAGGTGAACGGAGTTTGGGTGGCAGAGTCTGGAGAAAGGGAGGTGGGGGGGACTCCTAGGCAGAGCTGCTGGTTGCGGGGTCAGGAAATGGAGGGCCCTGATTCAAAGGCCATTCGGTGAGTGTTTTGCTGGAAAATTTCCCTGTATATAAACTTCTTTTAAGCTACAATAATAAAGGCTTGAAGTAAACTGCTTTCTGCTTGCCTTTTGtgcctttattttctcttgtctCTGGAATAGCGACAGGAATTAAACACACATCTCTCCCTCTCGTCCCCATTGTGACCCAGGGGGGTTAGGGGAGGATCATAAACTGGAAGGGGCTTGGGAGGTGGACGGAGTGGGAAGGGGGCTCTGGGGCGGGCCGGGGCGCCTCCATATATTCATGCACACACCCAGGTcaggatttgggaggctgaagaagagCCAGGAAACCGAGGCCCGCAAGGTCCTGGAACCTGGCGGGAGAGGCAAGGGGATCCTCACTTGCTGCTGCGAGCGCGTCCATGCACGCACACTGACAGTGACGCTGTCCCTGCAGCCGCCCGTCTAACTTCTCTGAGCATTCAGagatgtgggggaggggtggtgTGGAAGGGCGAGGGGGCTTTGAACCTTGCAAAGCTCCGCTCCGCCCACGGTGGGTGCCACCGCGCACCTGGCTCCCTCCTCGCCCGCTTCCCGCACCTGCAAAACCATCTCCCGCCAACCCCCGCCTGGCTGCTGGAGTCCACCGCAGGCGCGACTAGCGAAGCGCGCAGTGGTGGAGCAGATCCATCACTCCAACAGCAGCTCCCACTGCGGGGCCGGGGGTGCTGCGGGATGTGCCCCGCCCAGGACACCCCCTCCTCCGCCTCCCCAAGCTAGAGCCCAACCTCGCCACCCCCGCACCCCCAGCCCGCTCGCCGCTGGGAAGCATTGAAGCGGAGCGAGGTGGATGAAGGAGGGAGATCAGAAGGGGGGGGGGGATTCGGGAGCGGGGTGAGGGTCTGGCGTTTGGCTCAGATCTCGCCTGTGATTGTGACCAAGCGCTGCAATACAATGCCTGCCCTCGCTGTCTTCCCTGCAGCTCTCCGAGTGAGGGCGACCCCACAAACGCGGTCCGCACCCCTCGGTTAATGACACCTTTATCTGAAGAGAGGTGGGGCAGAGGAAAGGGGATGAAGCCAGAGTTTGAGGATGGGAACGGCATGGGACCAGCGGACAGTGGAACTCAGGACCGCCTGTGTGGCGCGGCTAGAGAGTAGTGTCGGTGCGCGCCTCGGTGTGAGTGCGCGTGCACGGGGGACGTGTGTGTGAGTGGGGACGTTGCTGGAGGGATGGAAGAGAGGCCTCTGTCCAGCCAACTCCGCGCCCAGCCCCCACGCTGCTCCTCCGTGAAAACTTTTTGGAACTGACGCCCTAAATTTGGgcgattttttttccttttgctttaaaagatttcaattgaaaaataactttaaagaaaaaaaagtcggCACAGATGGCATTTCAGcgtctccttcccccaccccacctcaagCACTTCTCAACCCTAAACCCCCAAGAATATAGAGAACGCAGCAGGGGCGCCGCCCGAATCGGGCAGGGCTCGCCATGAGCTCGCGGCTCGCGCGGCTGTCCCAGGTGGAGACTTGGAGACTCGCGAAGGGCAGTCAGGGACAGCTGCGGCTGCCGTGGGTCGCTCAGAGCGTAATCCTGCTGCTCCGCGTCTCCGCTGATCGCTCAGGGGTACCTTAGGCGCGCGGAGCGACCTTTCCTCCTAGCAGAGCCTGCGCACTCTGGGCCTCCTCGGGCTTCCCAGACCTTGGTGCGCGCTCAGCGCGGTGCAGGGACCTTCGGCTCCTAAACACTCCGCACGCCG
The Sciurus carolinensis chromosome 2, mSciCar1.2, whole genome shotgun sequence DNA segment above includes these coding regions:
- the Dio3 gene encoding thyroxine 5-deiodinase — its product is MPRQAASRLVVEGEGSQGASGPTATMLRSLLLHSLRLCAQTASCLVLFPRFLGTAFMLWLLDFLCIRKHFLGRRRQPEPEVELNSEGEEVPPDDPPICVSDDNRLCTLASLKAVWHGQKLDFFKQAHEGGPAPNSEVVLPEGFRSQRILDYAQGNRPLVLNFGSCTUPPFMARMSAFQRLVTKYQHDVDFLIIYIEEAHPSDGWVTTDSPYIIPQHRSLEDRVSAARVLQQGAPGCALVLDTMANSSSSAYGAYFERLYVIQSGTIMYQGGRGPDGYQVSELRSWLERYDEQLHGARARRL